The Henckelia pumila isolate YLH828 chromosome 2, ASM3356847v2, whole genome shotgun sequence genome includes a window with the following:
- the LOC140877269 gene encoding LOW QUALITY PROTEIN: inorganic phosphate transporter 1-4-like (The sequence of the model RefSeq protein was modified relative to this genomic sequence to represent the inferred CDS: inserted 1 base in 1 codon): MSGDNLKVLNALDVAKTQWYHFTAIIIAGMGFFTDAYDLFCISLVTKMLGRIYYHVEGSPKPGSLPPNVSAAVNGVALCGTLAGQLFFGWLGDKLGRKKVYGVTLMIMCLCSVASGLSFGKEPKAVMTTLCFFRFWLGFGIGGDYPLSATIMSEYANKKTRGAFIAAVFAMQGFGILAGGIFAMIISCVFEAKFKAPAYEVDPIGSTVPQADYVWRIVLMVGAIPAMLTFYSRQKMPETARYTALVAKNAGQAAADMTKVLKMDIEAEQHRLDAIQQNKKASYGLFSKEFLKRHGLHLLGTTSTXFLLDIAFYSQNLFQKDIFSAIGWIPPAKTMNAIQEVFTISRAQTLIALCSTVPGYWFTVALIDVIGRFAIQIIGFFFMTVFMFALAFPYRHWTQPENRIGFVVMYSLTFFFANFGPNATTFVVPAEIFPARLRSTCHGISAASGKMGAIIGAFGFLYLAQNQDPKKADPGYPAGIGVKNSLIVLGVVNLLGLLCTFLVPESKGKSLEEMSGENEDMNIEVETGRN, encoded by the exons ATGTCTGGAGACAATTTAAAAGTATTGAACGCACTCGATGTGGCCAAAACGCAATGGTACCATTTCACGGCAATCATCATCGCTGGAATGGGATTTTTCACGGATGCCTACGACCTCTTCTGCATATCCCTTGTCACCAAAATGCTTGGCCGCATATACTACCATGTCGAGGGATCGCCCAAGCCCGGAAGCCTGCCGCCCAACGTCTCTGCCGCTGTAAACGGCGTTGCATTGTGCGGAACACTGGCAGGGCAGCTCTTCTTCGGCTGGCTTGGCGACAAACTAGGCAGGAAGAAAGTGTATGGTGTTACCCTCATGATCATGTGCCTTTGCTCCGTCGCTTCGGGCCTTTCGTTCGGGAAGGAACCAAAGGCGGTCATGACCACCTTATGCTTCTTCCGGTTCTGGCTCGGCTTCGGTATTGGTGGAGACTATCCTCTGTCGGCCACCATCATGTCCGAGTACGCTAACAAGAAGACTCGTGGGGCGTTTATCGCCGCGGTGTTTGCTATGCAGGGGTTTGGGATTCTTGCTGGTGGAATCTTTGCTATGATTATATCTTGTGTCTTTGAAGCCAAGTTCAAGGCTCCGGCCTACGAGGTTGATCCCATTGGATCCACGGTTCCACAAGCAGATTATGTTTGGAGGATTGTGTTGATGGTTGGTGCGATCCCAGCAATGCTCACCTTCTACTCACGGCAGAAGATGCCGGAAACAGCCCGTTACACCGCGCTAGTGGCCAAGAACGCGGGACAGGCGGCAGCAGACATGACCAAGGTCTTGAAAATGGACATTGAAGCAGAGCAGCATAGATTGGATGCTATACAACAGAACAAGAAGGCTTCCTATGGCTTGTTCTCTAAGGAATTCCTCAAACGACATGGGTTACACTTGCTTGGAACCACAAGCA TGTTCTTGCTAGACATCGCATTTTACAGCCAAAATCTGTTCCAAAAGGACATATTCAGCGCCATCGGATGGATCCCTCCCGCGAAAACCATGAACGCTATTCAAGAAGTGTTCACCATCTCAAGAGCACAGACCTTGATAGCCCTCTGCAGCACAGTCCCCGGATACTGGTTCACAGTGGCGCTAATCGACGTAATAGGTAGATTCGCCATCCAGATCATCGGCTTTTTCTTCATGACGGTGTTCATGTTCGCTTTAGCCTTCCCATACCGCCACTGGACTCAACCCGAAAACCGCATTGGATTTGTTGTTATGTATTCGCTGACCTTCTTTTTCGCCAACTTTGGGCCTAATGCCACCACATTCGTGGTGCCTGCCGAGATTTTCCCCGCCAGGCTACGCTCGACTTGCCACGGGATATCGGCTGCATCGGGGAAGATGGGAGCCATAATCGGTGCATTCGGGTTCCTATACCTGGCACAGAACCAGGACCCGAAAAAGGCTGATCCAGGCTACCCAGCTGGGATTGGCGTCAAGAATTCGCTTATCGTGCTCGGCGTGGTCAATCTTTTGGGCTTGTTGTGTACATTCTTGGTGCCTGAATCCAAGGGGAAATCTCTGGAGGAAATGTCGGGTGAAAATGAGGATATGAATATTGAAGTAGAAACGGGTAGAAATTAA